Proteins encoded by one window of Burkholderia plantarii:
- a CDS encoding efflux transporter outer membrane subunit: MSAPTLRRALLASALALALAGCSLAPDYHVPPVQAAAAYHGVGPWAPATPSDRIARDAWWQAYREPALDALETRLVANNADLAAALSHYAQARAFVAQQSAAELPRVSANAQPLRNRQSDTRPLRGAGSPNDYNSVTLGGEIDYELDLWGRVRDTVAAAKYEAQATQADLASVQLSLEAQLAQTYVQLRGLDRQTKLLQDTVAAYQRALQLTQRLHDAGAVSGLDVTRATSLLADAKSQLSQNVAQRALDEHAIAVLVGASASDFQVAPSVADIALPPVPVGVPSALLQRRPDIAAAERRVAESNARIGVARAAYFPQITLSAQGGLQSSNYTNFFSAPNFFWSVGPALAQYIFDGGLRRAQLNAVKAATDEAAARYRGVALAAFQQVEDNLTLLRDLGTALDQERESADAAQRAENLALTRYQRGISSYLDVVQAQTTALATQRSALDIQTRQLVANVQLVRALGGGWSSEDLNGVTKAAEAAQAASQPASVPGEPAPAG; the protein is encoded by the coding sequence ATGAGCGCGCCGACCCTCCGCCGCGCGCTGCTCGCGAGCGCGCTCGCGCTGGCGCTGGCCGGCTGCTCGCTCGCGCCCGACTACCACGTGCCGCCGGTGCAGGCCGCCGCGGCCTATCACGGCGTCGGCCCGTGGGCGCCCGCCACGCCGTCCGACCGGATCGCGCGCGACGCCTGGTGGCAGGCCTACCGGGAGCCCGCGCTCGACGCGCTGGAGACGCGCCTCGTCGCCAACAACGCGGACCTGGCCGCCGCGCTCTCGCACTACGCGCAGGCCCGTGCGTTCGTCGCGCAGCAGAGCGCGGCCGAACTGCCGCGCGTGTCGGCCAACGCCCAGCCGCTGCGCAACCGCCAGTCCGACACGCGGCCGCTGCGCGGCGCCGGCAGCCCGAACGACTACAACTCGGTCACGCTCGGCGGCGAGATCGATTACGAACTCGACCTGTGGGGCCGCGTGCGCGACACCGTGGCCGCGGCGAAATACGAGGCGCAGGCCACCCAGGCCGATCTCGCCTCGGTGCAGCTGAGCCTCGAGGCGCAGCTCGCGCAGACCTACGTGCAGCTGCGCGGCCTGGACCGCCAGACCAAGCTGCTGCAGGACACCGTGGCCGCCTACCAGCGCGCGCTGCAGCTCACGCAGCGGCTGCACGACGCCGGCGCGGTGTCGGGACTCGACGTCACGCGCGCCACCTCGCTGCTGGCCGACGCGAAATCGCAGCTCTCGCAGAACGTCGCGCAGCGCGCGCTCGACGAGCATGCGATCGCGGTGCTGGTCGGCGCGTCCGCGTCGGACTTCCAGGTCGCGCCGTCGGTGGCCGACATCGCGCTGCCGCCGGTGCCGGTGGGCGTGCCGTCCGCGCTGTTGCAGCGGCGCCCCGACATCGCGGCGGCCGAGCGGCGCGTGGCCGAATCGAACGCGAGGATCGGCGTGGCGCGCGCGGCCTACTTCCCGCAGATCACGTTGAGCGCGCAAGGCGGGCTGCAGAGTTCGAACTACACGAACTTCTTCAGCGCGCCGAACTTCTTCTGGTCGGTCGGGCCGGCGCTCGCGCAGTACATCTTCGACGGCGGGCTGCGCCGCGCCCAGTTGAACGCCGTGAAGGCCGCCACCGACGAGGCCGCCGCGCGCTATCGCGGCGTCGCGCTCGCGGCGTTCCAGCAGGTCGAGGACAACCTCACGCTGCTGCGCGACCTCGGCACCGCGCTGGACCAGGAACGCGAATCGGCCGACGCCGCGCAGCGCGCCGAGAACCTCGCGCTGACGCGCTATCAGCGCGGCATCTCGAGCTACCTCGACGTGGTGCAGGCGCAGACCACGGCGCTCGCCACGCAGCGCAGCGCGCTCGACATCCAGACCCGCCAGCTGGTCGCGAACGTGCAGCTGGTGCGCGCGCTCGGCGGCGGCTGGTCGAGCGAGGATCTCAACGGGGTGACGAAGGCGGCCGAGGCGGCGCAGGCGGCGTCACAGCCGGCCTCCGTGCCGGGCGAGCCGGCGCCCGCCGGCTGA
- a CDS encoding MFS transporter — protein MVIPASATDLHGWRAAFRVLVAMILAGGACVRLLPPRARYFERQRRIDPGLLAMARHPRNPRLMAIYACAFNLFVFVSAFTHITFELVQPPFGPGRAALGLMFLPNLFGAVANPFAGRWMGRVGYRTGLIAALAIDTLGLLLTRVPNLVVALIGVFVAQTAATGRMGVVAGKAKSSAAGV, from the coding sequence GTGGTCATCCCGGCCTCGGCCACCGACCTGCACGGCTGGCGCGCCGCGTTCCGGGTGCTGGTGGCGATGATCCTGGCGGGCGGCGCCTGCGTCCGGCTGCTGCCGCCGCGCGCGCGTTACTTCGAGCGCCAGCGCCGGATCGACCCGGGCCTGCTCGCGATGGCGCGACATCCGAGGAATCCGCGGCTGATGGCGATCTACGCGTGTGCCTTCAACCTGTTCGTGTTCGTCAGCGCGTTTACCCACATCACGTTCGAGCTGGTCCAGCCGCCGTTCGGGCCCGGTCGCGCCGCGCTCGGCCTGATGTTCCTGCCGAACCTGTTCGGTGCCGTGGCCAATCCGTTCGCGGGACGCTGGATGGGCCGCGTCGGCTATCGCACCGGCCTGATCGCCGCGCTCGCGATCGACACGCTCGGCCTCCTGCTGACGCGGGTGCCGAACCTGGTGGTCGCGCTCATCGGCGTGTTCGTCGCGCAGACGGCCGCCACCGGGCGGATGGGCGTTGTGGCCGGCAAGGCGAAATCGTCGGCGGCGGGCGTCTAG
- a CDS encoding lyase family protein, which yields MLHLGRTCLQDAQPMRLGQLFGGYASLVARLAAELTAVRDKLRTLPLGGTAIATGFGAPAGYRAAVYRHLWEISGVAYAAPADSFDAMQNLDVFARVSGELRTCAATLAKLASDLTVLSSGPVGGLGELRLPEAQAGSSIMPGKVNPVLPMAMIQLSFAVIGNDVAVAQAVQYGELEINHFEPVVASRVFDSIMPLTHGVGRFTRKCVAGLTADAARNERHLMASMAVATALVPELGYARVSQLARQSVAEGRPLATILDESGLMTRADTVAAIERASHPVFDATAR from the coding sequence GTGCTGCACCTGGGCCGCACCTGCCTGCAGGACGCGCAGCCGATGCGGCTCGGGCAGCTGTTCGGCGGCTACGCCTCGCTGGTCGCGCGGCTGGCCGCGGAGCTGACGGCGGTGCGCGACAAGCTGCGCACGCTGCCGCTCGGCGGCACCGCGATCGCCACCGGCTTCGGCGCGCCGGCCGGCTATCGCGCGGCCGTGTACCGGCACCTGTGGGAAATCAGCGGCGTGGCCTACGCCGCGCCGGCCGATTCATTCGACGCGATGCAGAACCTCGACGTGTTCGCGCGCGTGTCCGGCGAGCTGCGCACCTGCGCGGCCACGCTCGCGAAGCTGGCCTCGGACCTGACCGTGCTGTCGTCGGGGCCGGTGGGCGGGCTCGGCGAACTGCGCCTGCCCGAGGCGCAGGCCGGCTCGTCGATCATGCCCGGCAAGGTCAACCCGGTGCTGCCGATGGCGATGATCCAGCTCAGCTTCGCCGTGATCGGCAACGACGTGGCGGTGGCCCAGGCGGTACAGTACGGCGAGCTCGAAATCAATCACTTCGAGCCGGTGGTGGCCTCGCGCGTGTTCGACAGCATCATGCCGCTGACGCACGGCGTGGGCCGCTTCACGCGCAAGTGCGTGGCCGGCCTCACCGCCGACGCGGCGCGCAACGAGCGGCACCTGATGGCGTCGATGGCGGTGGCCACGGCGCTGGTTCCCGAGCTTGGCTATGCTCGCGTCAGCCAGCTCGCGCGGCAGTCGGTGGCCGAAGGCCGGCCGCTCGCGACGATCCTCGACGAGTCGGGGCTGATGACGCGCGCCGACACCGTCGCGGCGATCGAGCGGGCCTCGCATCCGGTGTTCGACGCGACGGCGCGCTGA
- a CDS encoding MFS transporter, whose product MSTVILDSSSSSSSPSAPAGPASAPGAPFVIRSARDVARLANDGAAAGGHARAVVAIALGGVFLDAYDLTSLAYGVKDIAREFALSPVQVGLVSSAITFGALVGAFVGGYLTDRIGRYRVFMADMVFFVVAAIAAGLAPNAWVLAIARFVMGLGVGLDLPVAMAFLAEFSRVSGRGNKAASIAAWCPAWYAATSACYLLILALYALLPDAQLGWLWRIVLAFGAVPALVIIAVRSRYISESPVWAANQGDLAGAARILRRSHGIDAVVAEGADLAAGADAARPARASWRSYAALFGARYRRRTILALVIGGASSFGYNAIVYGLPVILASFLKQGPLTTIVAALALNLLFAFVGGLIGVRTAATIGAWKMTTAGVALQFAALLGLALIGRPSGTALVAAAVLLLGAYLFGQGFGPGSHSMTYASLSYPTSLRGVGVGFTQTVSRGLSTVSLFLFPVLAAALGTRVFWLIALAPLASLTALLLLRWEPSGYDVDAEDYREASPT is encoded by the coding sequence ATGTCGACCGTCATCCTCGATTCCTCTTCGTCCTCGTCCTCCCCCTCGGCTCCGGCCGGCCCGGCATCCGCGCCGGGCGCGCCGTTCGTGATCCGCTCGGCGCGCGACGTCGCGCGGCTCGCCAACGACGGCGCCGCCGCGGGCGGCCACGCGCGCGCGGTGGTCGCGATCGCGCTGGGCGGCGTGTTCCTCGACGCCTACGATCTGACCTCGCTCGCCTACGGCGTCAAGGACATCGCGCGCGAGTTCGCGCTGAGCCCGGTGCAGGTCGGGCTGGTGTCCTCGGCGATCACGTTCGGCGCGCTGGTGGGCGCGTTCGTCGGCGGCTACCTGACCGACCGCATCGGCCGCTATCGCGTGTTCATGGCCGACATGGTGTTCTTCGTGGTGGCGGCGATCGCGGCCGGCCTCGCGCCGAACGCCTGGGTGCTGGCGATCGCGCGCTTCGTGATGGGGCTCGGCGTCGGGCTCGACCTGCCGGTGGCGATGGCGTTCCTCGCCGAGTTCTCGCGCGTCTCGGGGCGCGGCAACAAGGCGGCCAGCATCGCCGCCTGGTGCCCAGCCTGGTACGCGGCCACCAGCGCCTGCTATCTGCTGATCCTCGCGCTCTACGCGCTGCTGCCCGACGCGCAGCTGGGCTGGCTGTGGCGCATCGTGCTGGCGTTCGGCGCGGTGCCGGCGCTGGTGATCATCGCGGTGCGCAGCCGCTACATCAGCGAATCGCCGGTGTGGGCCGCGAACCAGGGCGACCTGGCCGGCGCGGCGCGCATCCTCAGGCGCTCGCACGGCATCGACGCGGTGGTGGCCGAGGGCGCCGACCTGGCCGCGGGCGCCGACGCGGCCCGCCCCGCGCGCGCCTCGTGGCGCAGCTACGCGGCGCTGTTCGGCGCGCGCTACCGCCGGCGCACGATCCTCGCGCTGGTGATCGGCGGCGCGTCGTCGTTCGGCTACAACGCGATCGTCTACGGGCTGCCGGTGATCCTCGCGAGCTTCCTGAAGCAGGGGCCGCTCACGACGATCGTCGCCGCGCTGGCGCTGAACCTGCTGTTCGCGTTCGTGGGCGGGCTGATCGGCGTGCGCACGGCCGCCACCATCGGCGCCTGGAAGATGACCACGGCCGGCGTCGCGCTGCAGTTCGCGGCGCTGCTGGGGCTCGCGCTGATCGGCCGGCCGAGCGGCACGGCGCTGGTGGCGGCGGCGGTGCTGCTGCTCGGCGCCTACCTGTTCGGGCAGGGCTTCGGCCCCGGCTCGCATTCGATGACCTACGCGTCGCTGAGCTACCCGACCTCGCTGCGCGGGGTGGGCGTGGGCTTCACGCAGACCGTCTCGCGCGGGCTGTCGACGGTGTCGCTGTTCCTGTTCCCGGTGCTGGCCGCCGCGCTCGGCACGCGCGTGTTCTGGCTGATCGCGCTGGCGCCGCTCGCCTCGCTCACGGCGCTGCTGTTGCTGCGCTGGGAGCCGTCGGGCTACGACGTCGACGCCGAGGATTATCGCGAGGCGAGCCCGACCTGA
- a CDS encoding efflux RND transporter periplasmic adaptor subunit encodes MSSEVTRAQGASRRRLRLAGLTGIVIAVAIVAAGIAVRAHDTSSVRAWTDSNSIPTVAVITATRAGAGPALNLPGRLEAWSSAPILARVSGYLKSWRYDIGARVKAGQELGVIETPEIDQQLLQARADLESARTNAKLAEITAQRWQSLQNSDAVSKQDVDQRTSDYAARRAAVDAAQANVNRLVAQKGFARLVAPFDGVVTARRTDVGALVNAGGSSGEELFTVSDVTKLRVYVQVPQNYAPSVRPGTTASLTVPEYPGRKFEAKVVAASGAVNPQSGTTLVQLVVDNASGALLPGGFANLGFALPASADTLRVPASAIVFDAKGTRVLTVGTDGHVHYRPVTITRDLGAQVEIAGGPNTGERVVETPPDGLADGDPVRVAAAGKAAPGAAPGGASGAQKAAS; translated from the coding sequence CCGTGGCGATCGTGGCCGCCGGCATCGCCGTGCGCGCCCACGATACCTCGAGCGTTCGCGCCTGGACCGATTCGAACTCGATCCCGACCGTGGCCGTGATCACCGCCACGCGCGCCGGCGCCGGCCCCGCGCTGAACCTGCCCGGCCGGCTCGAAGCCTGGTCGAGCGCGCCGATCCTCGCGCGCGTGAGCGGCTACCTGAAGTCGTGGCGGTACGACATCGGCGCACGCGTGAAGGCCGGCCAGGAACTCGGCGTGATCGAGACGCCCGAGATCGACCAGCAGCTGCTGCAGGCACGCGCCGACCTCGAAAGCGCGCGCACCAACGCGAAGCTCGCCGAGATCACCGCGCAGCGCTGGCAGTCGCTGCAGAACTCCGACGCGGTGTCGAAGCAGGACGTCGACCAGCGCACCAGCGACTACGCGGCCCGCCGCGCCGCGGTGGACGCGGCGCAGGCCAACGTCAACCGGCTCGTCGCGCAGAAGGGCTTCGCGCGGCTGGTGGCGCCATTCGACGGCGTGGTCACGGCGCGCCGCACCGACGTGGGCGCGCTCGTCAACGCGGGCGGCTCGAGCGGCGAGGAGCTGTTCACGGTGTCCGACGTGACGAAGCTGCGCGTCTACGTGCAGGTGCCGCAGAACTACGCGCCGAGCGTGCGTCCCGGCACCACCGCCTCGCTGACCGTGCCGGAATACCCGGGCCGCAAGTTCGAGGCGAAGGTGGTGGCGGCCTCCGGCGCGGTCAACCCGCAGTCGGGCACGACGCTGGTGCAGCTGGTGGTCGACAACGCGTCGGGCGCGCTGCTGCCCGGCGGCTTCGCGAACCTCGGCTTCGCGCTGCCGGCCTCGGCCGACACGCTGCGCGTGCCGGCCAGCGCGATCGTGTTCGACGCGAAGGGCACGCGCGTGCTGACGGTGGGCACCGACGGCCACGTCCACTATCGCCCCGTGACGATCACGCGCGATCTCGGCGCGCAGGTCGAGATCGCCGGCGGCCCGAACACCGGCGAGCGCGTGGTGGAAACGCCGCCCGACGGCCTTGCCGACGGCGACCCGGTGCGCGTGGCCGCCGCCGGCAAGGCCGCGCCGGGGGCCGCGCCCGGTGGCGCGTCCGGCGCGCAGAAGGCCGCCTCATGA
- a CDS encoding prolyl-tRNA synthetase associated domain-containing protein, with protein MIDKDALLALLRRHAIDFEAEQHAPVHNMAESDTLALTLAGARCKNLLLRDKPGNTWLVVTRSHKSLDLAAAADAFGSRRLSFASPERLDALLGVKPGSLSPLALVNDSERQVRLVIDAELADEPVFLFHPLDSGATLALARPQLDAFLRLTGHAPAWLTLAARAPA; from the coding sequence ATGATCGACAAGGACGCATTGCTCGCGCTGCTGCGCCGCCATGCCATCGACTTCGAGGCCGAGCAGCACGCGCCGGTCCACAACATGGCGGAATCGGACACGCTCGCGCTGACGCTGGCGGGCGCGCGCTGCAAGAACCTGCTGCTGCGCGACAAGCCGGGCAACACCTGGCTGGTGGTGACCCGCTCGCACAAGTCGCTCGACCTGGCCGCCGCCGCGGACGCGTTCGGCAGCAGGCGCCTGTCGTTCGCCTCGCCCGAGCGGCTCGATGCGCTGCTCGGCGTGAAGCCGGGCTCGCTGAGCCCGCTCGCGCTCGTCAACGACAGCGAGCGGCAAGTGCGGCTCGTGATCGACGCGGAGCTTGCCGACGAACCGGTGTTCCTGTTCCATCCGCTCGACAGCGGCGCGACGCTCGCGCTGGCACGGCCGCAGCTCGACGCGTTCCTGCGGCTCACCGGCCACGCGCCGGCCTGGCTCACGCTCGCGGCGCGCGCGCCGGCCTGA